The Osmia bicornis bicornis unplaced genomic scaffold, iOsmBic2.1, whole genome shotgun sequence genome segment TTTGTTTCAGGTTTGCCTCACGGCTTAAGAGAAAGCTCGAAACTCCCCCTGTGATCATCATACCATCCTGCGACATGGAGAAGGCGCAGCTCTTCTGGATTCACGCGACTCAACACTTGTATTTCACCAGCGAAATCAAGACGCTCAACTCAGGCTCAACCCTGCCTGCAACTCACCCCTTCAGTCGCCTCACCGCCTTCATCGATTCGCAGGGAACAATACGAGTAGGAGGAAGACTCACAAACACAGCGCTCAGCAGGGATGAAAAACATCCAGCGATCCTCCCACGGGACGCTCACCTGTCGAAGATCATCATTGAAGATGCTCACTAGCGAACATTTCACGGAGGAACGCAGCTCACGCTCGCATACATTCGACAACGGTACTGGATCATCGGTGGCAGAGCTCCTGTAAAATCTCACATTTTGAGATGTGTCGTGTGTGCTCGTCAGAGGGGGATTCGTGCTCGTCAGATGATGGGTCAACTACCTCTCTGTCGAGTCACACCATCACGACCATTCGCTCACACCGGTGTCGATTATGCAGGACCGatcacaatgaaaaattcaaagggaaGAGGTTCGAAAACAATCAAAGGATGGATCTGCGTGTTCGTATGTTTCTCCTCATCAGCTGTTCACCTCGAGGTTGTCAGCGATTACTCAACCGAGGGATTTCTGGCAGCCTACAGAAGATTCTCATCACGAAGAGGGATCGCTCACAAGTTGTACTCTGACTGTGGCACAAATTTCATTGGAGCACAGGCAGAGCTCAAACGCCTGTTCACGTCAAGTTCACAGGAGCACCGACAGATCGCATCGATTCTGTCAGCTGACAGCACTCAATGGATGTTCAACCCACCAGCTGCTCCTCACATGGGAGGAAAATGGGAAGCTGTGGTGAAATCAATCAAGTACCATCTCAGGAGAACAATTGGTGAGCTCTTACTAACATTCGAAGAGTTTTCCACTCTCCTCACACAGATCGAAGCGGTGCTCAACTCAAGACCATTGGAGCCGCTCAGTGACGATCCCGACGACATCTCTGCGCTCACCCCAGGACACTTCCTCATCGGTTCAGCGCTCAACACGATACCAGAACCATCACTGCTCGACGTCTCACCAGGCAGATTGTCGAAATGGCAACTGATCCAGCAGAGGGTTCAACACTTCTGGTCTCAGTGGTCTCGACACTACCTGCAGAGACTTCAATCGATCTCAAAGTGGCATCATCCATCGAACGACATCAAGACAGGCTCGTTGGTGCTGCTCACGAACGAGCATCTTTCACCAAGCAAGTGGCCACTCGCAAGAGTGACCGAAGTTCACCCCGGCAAGGATGCCCTCACCAGGGTTGCAACGGTGAGGACTGCAACCACGACTCTCATCCGACCGATCACCAAGCTTGTCATCCTGCCTGTTCACCATCAAGCTGAGCTCACCTCTGCAGAAACATCATCAACGAGTTGCTGATGGCGGGCAgaaatgtttgagaatccgctcagccatgatggcgctcacggtcgatcgatttatcgatcgggagttgcccatctaggtaacgcttgagcaggggtcttctcgccggctcgcgcgcaacgccgCCATTATCGATCACTGATTCACACCGATCACCACGTGCGTCTCAAAAAAGTGTTCAAGTGCGATTCATCACAGTTCACCAGTCAAATCTTCTGCTCACGATCCCTCGCAACAGTGCTAGCGACCAGGATCACCAGGTAATGTTCACctacaaataattcattgaaacgtgagccgccaaccacgtgtcaaCCTCGCACGCGctcacgggcaccatcaccatagcgggccgaattaatataattaacagcgctgagaagctcgcctttcaaaattgtaaaagcATTGTTCAATTACCACCGACcaggtgacagatcaaatCATTAATCTATATGTCTCGACTCAAGTAAGATCATTCTTCacgacgaatcattgtaattgtaattgaaactcattcagacgattcattttcttacGTGTACAATTCAAAGCGGATCATTGAACGGTTCACCATCAATTGTCAGATCATCGTGTTCACCCAATTTTAAAcgtgactcaaataaatcaatttgtgaaacccgaACCAGTAAGTGTCAATTCTTTCACCGGCGCAATCCTTCCAGGATTCCCATCATTCCTGAACATACATATTGAATGTTAGTTATCCTGATAcactttaaaaagtatagaGGTGTTTCGATATACACGGTCTTGTCGCCGTTCGTGTTACTTTCGTTCTATACAACTACATACTAACTTCTATAAACACTATGTCACTGTAATCGATAACATTCTACCGCTggtcattaattaatattaatgtaactgttattacttataccttttttttgcaaatatcacatctatatatttctgtttcagAATAATAACCccgaaataataaaaaaataataaaaagaatcaaaaGATGGGCCAATCAGAGAATAATTGTAAgtatcatttcaattttaataatggCAAATAAAGAGtacaagaaaaaattaaaagaagctGTGCGAAATGTATTGTGACCCTTttgggggttcactctataaaaAGGGGGTGTCGcaaaatacaattttgttgggcgccagccacgtaatgtggcaatcgaaataaaaaaagagagagtGTAAGGGGTATTGGGGGATTCACAacggaggggtctcgggcacttacgtccgcacagtttcgcgggggagtacgcaaggaggaaaTAGCTAGGGGTGAAAAGGTAcagggtcgggatgggttctcgcggaggtctctacgttacgcgtagtttACGAAAAAAAGGGGGGGTTAACAAAAAGGGGTTCGAAGCGAGAAGGGGTTCGTTACCAATACTCGGACAGTTTATCGAAAGAATGGTAATCAAAAGGGCTTACCAACACGCTTCACACACCTCACTCACAAACTCTCAATCCGCACTCTCTAATCGCTTTAATTACTCAACTCAATACTTTCTGTAACGCTCAATACGATAGCCTTAGGCTCAATACCGGCTCGTCGTtgccgctgcgacgacgagaccgtcaCGGGACATTTTGGAGAGGGGATGGGTCTAGGGAGGGGGCATCTTCCGGCCCGGGATGGATCGATGATCGATTTTCGATACGCCGGTGATCGggatcgatggggctgacggacttccttcggtgacgggtgggctgaggtcttcgggctcggcgacagatggctccgggtggtcGTTTGCGTCAATTTGAGCC includes the following:
- the LOC123988718 gene encoding uncharacterized protein LOC123988718; the protein is MGQLPLCRVTPSRPFAHTGVDYAGPITMKNSKGRGSKTIKGWICVFVCFSSSAVHLEVVSDYSTEGFLAAYRRFSSRRGIAHKLYSDCGTNFIGAQAELKRLFTSSSQEHRQIASILSADSTQWMFNPPAAPHMGGKWEAVVKSIKYHLRRTIGELLLTFEEFSTLLTQIEAVLNSRPLEPLSDDPDDISALTPGHFLIGSALNTIPEPSLLDVSPGRLSKWQLIQQRVQHFWSQWSRHYLQRLQSISKWHHPSNDIKTGSLVLLTNEHLSPSKWPLARVTEVHPGKDALTRVATVRTATTTLIRPITKLVILPVHHQAELTSAETSSTSC